DNA sequence from the Edaphobacter lichenicola genome:
CGGGCGGTGTAGTAGGCGTTCGAAGGAAGAACGACGACGTCTCCGGGGCGCAGGACCGCTCCAAAGACCGCGGCACAGGCTGCCATGCCGGAGGCGAAGACAAGCGCGGTGGCCGGGTAGCTTTCGCCTGTAGCAAGCTGCCCGGACTCCATCTGGCCGATGGCTCTTTCGAGTGCGGTCCATGTTGGATTGTGTGAGCGTGCGTAGGTGTAGGGGGTGTCCGCTGGGTCGCCCGGTGTGTGGTACGGCGCGGCAAAGACAGGACCTGCATGCAGCGGCTCGCCGGGGACGGTACGGCTCAGCGTGGAACGGATGATCTTGGTGGAGTCGCGCATAGATTTTTGAGGTGCAGATGCGGGTAAGACCGATTGATGGTAACAGGCTCAGCGGGGTGGCTTTTTAGGCGTTCGGACGGGTTTAGAGAAGTGCTCCCATCCGCCGGGTTTCAACTCAGTGTGGCTGCCGTCTGGAGCGAGCAGAGTCATCAGGGGGTGGCCGGCGCGTCGTGCCTTGAGGGTTCCAATTCGCGTGAGCGGCACTCCTGCGAGAGAGGAGGGCAGTCTGACCGAGGATGGAGCGGCGAAGAGCAGCTCGTAGTCTTCGCCCCCGTGCAACGCTGCGTGCAGGGCGGCTGGGGCATCCAGCTTTCCGGCGAAGGGATGGATCGGGAGTGCCTCCTGTTCGATCTCTGCGTTTACCCCGGAGGCGCGGCAGAGGTGAGCCAGGTCGGTCGAGAGCCCGTCGCTGATATCGAGGCAGGCCGTGGCGAGTCCACGTCGCTGGAGGGCCTCGCCTACGTCCAGACGTGGCTCGGGAAACATGTGGGGATGGTCTTCGGTGGTTTTGGCAGCTTTATTGTTGGGGGTCCGTCGTCTTCGCTTCAGCATCGTGGCCAACTCTGCAGCCGCGCCGCCGAGTTGGCCGGTTACGTAGAGGGCGTCTCCGGGGGAGGCTCCGGAGCGGCGCAGCGCCTTGCCCTTTGGAG
Encoded proteins:
- the thiL gene encoding thiamine-phosphate kinase — translated: MLTVYAAISMKKPSHPFGELGLIEQIRRDFATSSSAVKLGIGDDCAILRPPPGCEVLVTTDFTLEGRHFRRDSHPPESVGHRCLARGLSDLAAMGATPIAAFLSLALPSTMLAESAGRTWTKSFFNGLRALAELHSVPLAGGDTSESPGGRSALILADIVLIGSAPKGKALRRSGASPGDALYVTGQLGGAAAELATMLKRRRRTPNNKAAKTTEDHPHMFPEPRLDVGEALQRRGLATACLDISDGLSTDLAHLCRASGVNAEIEQEALPIHPFAGKLDAPAALHAALHGGEDYELLFAAPSSVRLPSSLAGVPLTRIGTLKARRAGHPLMTLLAPDGSHTELKPGGWEHFSKPVRTPKKPPR